Sequence from the Actinomyces slackii genome:
CGTCAGGAGCTGGACATTGGGCCCGATCTGGCAGTGCGCGCCGATGCGGATCGGCACCACGTCGAGGGCCACCAGGCCGTAGTTGGCGAAGGTCCCCTCGCCCACGACGATGTTGTCCCCGTAGTCAACCCGCACCGGGGGCAGCAGGCGGGCGCCCTGGCCCAGCCCTGGGATCGCCGAGCGCAGCAGGTCCCAGCAGTCGGGGTCGCCCTCGGCGAAGGCCTGCTCGAATCGGTGGAGCATCTTGCGCGCATGGGCGGCGATCCGGGCGTTGTCAGGGTCGTCCGAGACGTACCAGTCCCCGGCGAGCATGCGCTCGCGGTTGGTGCGC
This genomic interval carries:
- a CDS encoding sugar O-acetyltransferase — its product is MLAGDWYVSDDPDNARIAAHARKMLHRFEQAFAEGDPDCWDLLRSAIPGLGQGARLLPPVRVDYGDNIVVGEGTFANYGLVALDVVPIRIGAHCQIGPNVQLLTPVHPLEPAPRAAGLEAADPITLGDNVWLGGGVIVCPGVTIGDDSVIGAGSVVTRDIPARSLAVGNPARVIRTLDDSTFAARH